The Clostridiaceae bacterium HFYG-1003 genome includes a window with the following:
- a CDS encoding DUF4317 domain-containing protein: MKHKDVLELKKRLKKDHCTISQVSGCYVNSEKQIVATYRETFLNLEESEFFKYLEIAKKILSGTWGNHLLELGFQREEIGAEGRQAMLVDLKRSRLKDDELIQAFYRQIIDTYQTEGNFLILLFSDAYDVMKRTRDNLKLDESEETFEYILCAVCPVTLSDPGLHYEAGEQRMRALGRDWVVSAPAQGFLFPAFSEHSGDVNSLLYYTKNPREPHPELMETVLGCEGVMTTALQRESLQTLLQEAVGYEEEKAENLFLDLQEELHSIVAEQENQSESDPEPVVLTSIQIQDILADKAPVEVLQKIEEVYEEYFQSDLPLADRMLDPKALKTAEKRKKEQALEKQVENLKQMLRDSAQDPTLPLTMEQTEGIDVQLQVRPEKVAQIKAQYIDGQKCIIIPLEEDEEAIINGQSGIL, translated from the coding sequence TTGAAGCATAAAGATGTTCTTGAATTGAAAAAACGCCTGAAGAAGGATCACTGCACCATCAGCCAGGTCAGCGGCTGCTATGTCAACAGTGAGAAGCAGATTGTCGCCACCTATCGTGAAACCTTTCTGAACCTGGAGGAATCCGAGTTCTTTAAATACCTGGAAATTGCCAAGAAGATCCTTTCCGGCACCTGGGGCAACCATCTGCTGGAACTGGGATTTCAAAGAGAAGAGATCGGAGCCGAGGGCCGGCAGGCCATGCTGGTGGATCTGAAGCGGAGCCGTCTGAAGGATGACGAGCTCATCCAGGCATTCTATCGTCAGATCATCGACACGTACCAGACCGAGGGTAATTTTCTGATCCTGCTGTTCTCCGATGCCTATGACGTCATGAAGCGAACCAGGGACAATCTCAAGCTGGATGAGTCGGAGGAAACCTTTGAATACATTCTGTGCGCCGTTTGTCCGGTCACTTTGTCGGATCCGGGTCTCCATTACGAAGCCGGAGAACAAAGAATGCGAGCGCTGGGACGGGACTGGGTTGTTTCCGCTCCCGCCCAGGGATTCCTCTTTCCCGCCTTTTCCGAGCACAGCGGGGACGTCAACAGCCTGCTGTACTATACGAAAAACCCGCGGGAACCCCATCCTGAACTGATGGAGACCGTCCTGGGCTGCGAAGGCGTCATGACCACCGCTCTGCAGCGTGAATCCCTGCAGACTCTGCTTCAGGAAGCGGTCGGCTACGAGGAAGAGAAAGCCGAGAACCTGTTCCTCGATCTGCAGGAAGAGCTCCACAGCATCGTGGCGGAGCAGGAAAACCAGTCGGAGTCGGATCCGGAACCCGTTGTCCTGACCAGTATTCAGATTCAGGATATTCTGGCAGACAAGGCTCCGGTGGAAGTCCTGCAGAAGATTGAGGAAGTGTACGAGGAATATTTCCAGAGCGATCTGCCCCTGGCTGATCGGATGCTGGATCCCAAAGCCCTCAAAACTGCAGAAAAGCGCAAGAAGGAGCAGGCTCTGGAAAAACAGGTGGAAAATCTTAAGCAGATGCTGCGTGACAGCGCTCAGGATCCGACACTGCCCTTGACCATGGAGCAGACGGAGGGCATCGATGTCCAGCTGCAGGTGCGGCCGGAAAAAGTGGCTCAGATCAAAGCCCAGTACATCGACGGCCAGAAATGCATCATCATTCCGCTGGAAGAAGACGAAGAGGCCATCATCAATGGCCAGTCGGGAATTCTGTAA
- a CDS encoding SHOCT domain-containing protein has protein sequence MHPFYGPSSMMIGDVDFWWVGLVSMALYLLFWAGAIVLAVRLLRKIGLGRWLPKPDDAMAILRERYARGEIDQAEFREKAADLADTAPTDKP, from the coding sequence ATGCATCCGTTTTATGGACCAAGCAGCATGATGATCGGAGACGTTGATTTCTGGTGGGTCGGGCTGGTATCCATGGCCCTGTATCTGCTGTTCTGGGCAGGCGCCATCGTGCTGGCCGTGCGTTTGCTCCGAAAGATCGGTCTGGGGCGATGGCTGCCCAAACCGGATGATGCCATGGCGATCCTGCGGGAGCGCTACGCCCGGGGGGAAATCGATCAGGCGGAATTCCGCGAGAAAGCGGCGGATCTGGCTGACACTGCCCCAACGGACAAACCCTGA
- a CDS encoding radical SAM protein, whose product MKGRDLMYLIRFGLTTVLLHRQDPLVGSLILTDRCNLACRHCAVANKARVIYPYSSVRRDMEHLYRQGVRILLFYGGEPFLWEDSDRTLRDLVSEAKAMGFILVQVVTNGTFPLDLPEADLILVSLDGNRRHHNEIRGDTYDRILNHIAAAPNRNICLYMAVNNINWQDIEEVSRLAQRLTKVKAVAFNFHTPYPGVESLQLSGEEARSAVQAITAMKQDGLPILNLVRALPRLIEHRFQAPCRQCVVMENGAGWTCGRCIEIPGLCEQCGFAFAAELSLVFQGNLPVVGEFLRTYLRQF is encoded by the coding sequence ATGAAAGGGCGGGATCTGATGTATCTGATTCGCTTTGGACTGACAACCGTATTGCTTCACCGCCAGGATCCGCTGGTGGGATCCCTCATCCTGACAGACCGCTGCAACTTGGCCTGCCGGCACTGTGCCGTGGCCAACAAAGCCCGCGTAATTTACCCCTATTCCAGCGTAAGGCGTGACATGGAGCACCTGTACCGGCAGGGGGTTCGAATCCTGCTGTTTTACGGCGGTGAACCCTTTCTCTGGGAGGATTCGGACCGAACGCTGCGGGATCTGGTAAGCGAAGCCAAGGCCATGGGATTTATCCTGGTCCAGGTTGTGACCAACGGAACATTCCCTCTGGACTTGCCCGAAGCGGATCTGATCCTGGTCAGTCTGGACGGAAACCGGCGCCATCACAATGAAATCCGGGGCGATACCTATGACCGGATTCTAAATCATATCGCAGCCGCGCCGAACCGAAATATCTGCCTCTATATGGCGGTCAACAACATCAACTGGCAGGACATCGAGGAAGTCAGCCGGCTTGCCCAACGGCTGACCAAGGTGAAGGCCGTCGCGTTCAATTTTCACACACCTTATCCAGGGGTAGAATCATTGCAGCTGTCAGGGGAAGAGGCCCGGTCAGCCGTTCAGGCCATCACGGCAATGAAGCAGGACGGCCTGCCCATTCTGAATCTGGTCCGGGCATTGCCCAGGCTCATCGAGCACAGATTTCAAGCGCCATGCCGGCAGTGCGTGGTGATGGAGAACGGAGCAGGCTGGACCTGCGGCCGCTGCATTGAGATTCCAGGTTTGTGCGAACAATGCGGCTTTGCCTTCGCCGCGGAGCTGTCCCTGGTATTTCAGGGGAATCTACCCGTAGTCGGAGAGTTTTTGAGGACATATCTCAGACAGTTCTGA
- a CDS encoding radical SAM protein, with the protein MLTTLLRLGLTRSMAPFEFRNRMDQPLPFEDLEEFGLYVHIPFCRTLCSFCPYCKEIYDPQRAGQYKESLLAEIELAAGHLRERRPVTSLYFGGGTPALMGDDLAEIIAALERYFEIRGGIGVELHPSDLTAETLTKLKSAGVTMASLGIQSFERECLEKLGRSWEPFADKVRLVHSAGFDVIDVDLIFAIPGQTEESLTRDIQTAFANGATQVSTYPFIDFTFAHNTWHPMSDKDKLRLLKHLAKTCKDQGLVRTSVWTFAKPGTSQYSSVTREAFLGFGLSATSLLRNQFKINTHSLDGYVERISQGRLATSLTLDFTSRQRAAYFLFWSCYGLLIDPARFQQVIGQPLAKMYGREIWLAQKLGILRQEGTRYRLTDRGMLLYHQVEQIYTTAYIDRMWNISRIQAFPQSIRLR; encoded by the coding sequence ATGCTGACCACATTGCTTCGCCTTGGCCTGACACGGTCCATGGCTCCGTTTGAGTTCAGAAACCGGATGGATCAGCCGCTGCCCTTTGAGGATCTGGAGGAATTCGGGCTTTATGTCCATATTCCGTTTTGCCGGACGCTGTGCAGTTTTTGTCCCTACTGCAAGGAGATCTATGATCCGCAGCGGGCCGGGCAGTATAAGGAGAGCCTGCTGGCGGAAATTGAGCTGGCGGCGGGTCATCTCCGGGAAAGACGGCCGGTGACCAGCCTCTACTTCGGGGGTGGGACGCCTGCCCTGATGGGGGATGATCTGGCCGAGATCATTGCTGCCCTGGAGCGGTATTTTGAAATCCGGGGGGGCATCGGAGTGGAGCTCCATCCGTCAGATCTGACCGCGGAGACGCTGACAAAATTGAAATCGGCCGGGGTGACTATGGCAAGCCTGGGCATTCAGTCCTTCGAGAGGGAATGTCTGGAAAAGCTGGGCCGCTCCTGGGAACCCTTTGCCGACAAGGTGCGCCTGGTTCATTCCGCCGGATTTGACGTCATCGATGTGGATCTGATCTTCGCGATTCCGGGCCAGACGGAGGAATCCCTGACCCGGGATATTCAGACCGCCTTTGCCAATGGCGCTACCCAAGTGTCGACCTATCCATTCATCGATTTTACCTTTGCCCATAACACCTGGCATCCTATGTCGGACAAGGATAAGCTGCGTCTGCTGAAGCACCTGGCCAAAACCTGCAAGGATCAGGGACTGGTGCGGACCTCCGTCTGGACCTTTGCCAAGCCGGGCACTTCCCAGTATTCTTCCGTGACCCGGGAAGCTTTTCTAGGATTCGGCCTGTCGGCCACGAGTCTGCTGCGAAACCAGTTCAAAATCAATACCCATTCCCTGGACGGGTATGTTGAGCGAATCTCCCAGGGCAGGCTGGCGACCTCCCTGACCCTGGATTTTACGTCCAGGCAGCGGGCAGCCTATTTCCTGTTCTGGAGCTGCTATGGCCTGCTCATCGATCCGGCGCGCTTTCAGCAGGTGATCGGCCAGCCCCTGGCCAAAATGTACGGGCGGGAAATATGGCTGGCGCAAAAACTGGGAATTCTCAGACAGGAGGGAACCCGGTATCGTCTGACGGATCGGGGCATGCTGCTGTATCATCAGGTGGAGCAGATCTATACCACGGCCTATATCGACCGGATGTGGAATATTTCCAGAATTCAGGCATTTCCGCAGTCCATCCGCCTCAGGTAA